A window from Streptomyces subrutilus encodes these proteins:
- a CDS encoding anthranilate synthase family protein, whose amino-acid sequence MDLSRLLDDSCPPFALLRRRTPGRDHDTVEVLLGPVREVERLADLPVRELPSLALVPFRQIRERGFDVRDDGTPLSVLVAEEAYELPLARVLEELPAHRVRVEDGGFDVPDEEYAATVARVVEDEIGRGEGANFVIRRTYGGRIDGFGRADALALFRRLLEGERGAYWTYVVHTGARTLVGASPEVHVRMSGGTVVMNPISGTYRYPAGGPTTDSLLAFLGDRKETEELSMVVDEELKMMCTVGDRGGVVVGPRLKEMSHLAHTEYELRGRSSLDVREVLRETMFAATVTGSPVQNACRVIERHESGGRGYYAGALALLGLDEGGAQRLDSPILIRTADIAADGTLRVPVGATLVRHSDPAGEVAETHAKAAGVLAALGVRPAAPRPGFAGARLADDPRVRAALEARRADLAPFWLRMRERAAPPAGHALVVDAEDTFTAMLAHVLRVAGLEVTVRRYDAPGLRAAALAWEGPVVLGPGPGNPADPADPKMRMLRSLTAGLLAGHRHGLLGVCLGHELLAAELGLPLVRKEEPAQGAQSRIDLFGAEEVVGFYNTYTARCGEPLAARLAERGVEVARDRSTGEVHALRSAAGGFAGVQFHPESVLTLRGADLLRELLTGVTAPA is encoded by the coding sequence ATGGACCTCAGCCGACTGCTCGACGACTCCTGCCCGCCGTTCGCCCTGCTGCGCCGACGGACCCCCGGCCGCGACCACGACACCGTGGAGGTGCTGCTCGGGCCCGTCCGCGAGGTCGAGCGCCTCGCCGACCTGCCCGTGCGCGAGCTGCCCTCGCTCGCGCTGGTGCCCTTCCGGCAGATCCGCGAGCGCGGCTTCGACGTGCGCGACGACGGCACGCCGCTGAGCGTGCTGGTCGCCGAGGAGGCGTACGAGCTCCCCCTCGCCCGGGTGCTGGAGGAGCTGCCCGCGCACCGGGTGCGGGTCGAGGACGGCGGCTTCGACGTGCCCGACGAGGAGTACGCGGCCACCGTGGCGCGGGTCGTCGAGGACGAGATCGGCCGCGGCGAGGGCGCCAACTTCGTGATCCGGCGCACCTACGGCGGCCGGATCGACGGCTTCGGCCGGGCCGACGCGCTCGCGCTGTTCCGGCGGCTGCTGGAGGGCGAGCGGGGCGCTTACTGGACGTACGTCGTGCACACCGGCGCCCGGACCCTGGTCGGCGCCAGCCCGGAGGTGCACGTGCGGATGTCCGGCGGGACGGTGGTGATGAACCCGATCAGCGGAACCTACCGCTACCCGGCCGGCGGCCCGACCACCGACTCCCTCCTCGCGTTCCTCGGGGACCGCAAGGAGACCGAGGAGCTGTCGATGGTGGTCGACGAGGAGCTGAAGATGATGTGCACGGTCGGCGACCGGGGCGGCGTGGTGGTCGGGCCGCGGCTCAAGGAGATGTCCCACCTGGCGCACACCGAGTACGAGCTGCGCGGGCGCTCCTCGCTGGACGTGCGCGAGGTGCTGCGCGAGACGATGTTCGCCGCGACGGTGACCGGCTCGCCGGTGCAGAACGCCTGCCGGGTGATCGAGCGCCACGAGAGCGGGGGCCGCGGCTACTACGCCGGCGCGCTGGCCCTGCTCGGCCTGGACGAGGGCGGCGCGCAGCGCCTGGACTCCCCCATCCTGATCCGCACCGCCGACATCGCGGCCGACGGGACCCTGCGGGTGCCGGTGGGGGCCACGCTGGTGCGCCACTCGGACCCGGCGGGCGAGGTGGCGGAGACCCATGCGAAGGCGGCGGGGGTGCTGGCGGCGCTCGGCGTGCGGCCCGCGGCCCCCCGGCCCGGCTTCGCGGGGGCCCGGCTGGCGGACGATCCCCGGGTGCGTGCGGCGCTGGAGGCGCGGCGGGCGGACCTGGCGCCGTTCTGGCTCCGCATGCGGGAGCGGGCCGCCCCGCCGGCCGGCCACGCGCTGGTGGTGGACGCGGAGGACACGTTCACGGCGATGCTGGCGCACGTCCTGCGGGTGGCCGGGCTGGAGGTGACCGTACGGCGCTACGACGCGCCGGGGCTGCGGGCGGCGGCCCTGGCCTGGGAGGGACCGGTCGTCCTGGGTCCCGGGCCGGGGAACCCGGCCGACCCGGCCGACCCGAAGATGCGGATGCTGCGGTCGCTGACGGCCGGGCTGCTGGCCGGGCACCGGCACGGGCTGCTCGGGGTGTGCCTGGGGCACGAGCTGCTGGCGGCCGAGCTGGGCCTGCCGCTGGTCCGCAAGGAGGAGCCGGCGCAGGGCGCGCAGAGCCGGATCGACCTGTTCGGGGCCGAGGAGGTGGTGGGGTTCTACAACACGTACACGGCGCGGTGCGGCGAACCGCTGGCCGCGCGGCTCGCGGAGCGCGGGGTGGAGGTCGCGCGGGACCGGTCCACGGGCGAGGTGCACGCCCTGCGGTCGGCGGCCGGCGGTTTCGCCGGGGTCCAGTTCCACCCGGAGTCGGTGCTGACGCTGCGGGGCGCGGACCTGCTGCGGGAGCTGCTGACGGGGGTGACCGCCCCGGCGTGA
- a CDS encoding class II 3-deoxy-7-phosphoheptulonate synthase yields the protein MYGVTVNAETQAPAAKATWRDLPAAQQPSYPDAEALRAVVADLESYPPLVFAGECDQLRARLGAVAKGEAFLLQGGDCAEAFDAVSAEHIRAKLKTLLQMSAVLTYAASVPVVKVGRIAGQYSKPRSKDTETRDGITLPTYRGDSVNGFAFTEEARIPDPERLKRMYHASASTLNLVRAFTTGGYADLRQVHAWNQDFVKSSPSGQRYEQLAREIDNALNFMKACGTDPAEFKAVEFYASHEALLLDYEGALTRTDSRTGRLYDTSGHMVWVGERTRQLDHAHIEFCAQIANPLGIKLGPTTTVDEALTYIDRLDPEREPGRLTFVVRMGADKVRDKLPELVEKVTASGATVAWVTDPMHGNTFEAASGHKTRRFDDVLDEVKGFFEVHKALGTHPGGIHVELTGDDVTECVGGGDEIFVDDLHQRYETACDPRLNRSQSLDLAFLVAEMYRDQ from the coding sequence GTGTACGGGGTGACCGTGAACGCTGAAACCCAAGCCCCCGCCGCCAAGGCGACCTGGCGAGACCTTCCCGCGGCGCAGCAGCCTTCGTACCCCGATGCCGAGGCTCTGCGCGCTGTCGTCGCGGACCTCGAGTCGTATCCTCCCCTCGTCTTCGCGGGTGAGTGCGACCAGCTGCGCGCCCGTCTGGGAGCCGTCGCCAAGGGCGAGGCGTTCCTGCTGCAGGGCGGCGACTGCGCCGAGGCCTTCGACGCCGTGTCCGCCGAACACATCCGCGCCAAGCTGAAGACGCTGCTCCAGATGAGCGCCGTCCTGACCTACGCGGCCTCCGTGCCCGTGGTCAAGGTCGGCCGCATCGCGGGCCAGTACTCCAAGCCGCGCTCCAAGGACACCGAGACCCGCGACGGCATCACCCTGCCGACCTACCGGGGCGACTCCGTCAACGGCTTCGCCTTCACCGAAGAGGCCCGGATCCCGGACCCCGAGCGGCTCAAGCGCATGTACCACGCCTCGGCCTCGACGCTGAACCTGGTGCGCGCCTTCACCACCGGCGGCTACGCGGACCTGCGGCAGGTGCACGCCTGGAACCAGGACTTCGTGAAGTCCTCCCCGTCCGGGCAGCGCTACGAGCAGCTCGCGCGGGAGATCGACAACGCGCTGAACTTCATGAAGGCGTGCGGCACCGACCCGGCCGAGTTCAAGGCCGTCGAGTTCTACGCCTCCCACGAGGCGCTGCTGCTCGACTACGAGGGCGCGCTGACCCGCACCGACTCGCGCACCGGCAGGCTGTACGACACCTCCGGCCACATGGTCTGGGTCGGCGAGCGGACCCGGCAGCTGGACCACGCGCACATCGAGTTCTGCGCGCAGATCGCCAACCCGCTCGGCATCAAGCTCGGCCCCACGACCACCGTGGACGAGGCGCTGACGTACATCGACCGCCTCGACCCCGAGCGCGAGCCGGGCCGGCTGACCTTCGTCGTCCGCATGGGCGCCGACAAGGTCCGCGACAAGCTCCCCGAGCTGGTCGAGAAGGTCACCGCGTCCGGTGCGACCGTCGCCTGGGTCACCGACCCGATGCACGGCAACACCTTCGAGGCGGCCTCGGGCCACAAGACGCGCCGTTTCGACGACGTGCTCGACGAGGTCAAGGGCTTCTTCGAGGTCCACAAGGCGCTGGGCACCCACCCGGGCGGCATCCACGTCGAGCTCACCGGTGACGACGTCACCGAGTGCGTGGGCGGCGGCGACGAGATCTTCGTCGACGACCTGCACCAGCGCTACGAGACGGCCTGCGACCCGCGGCTCAACCGCAGCCAGTCCCTGGACCTCGCGTTCCTGGTGGCGGAGATGTACCGGGACCAGTAG
- a CDS encoding (2Fe-2S)-binding protein, with translation MNRVYVCSCFGITDRQVKDHAAAGACTPRQIASATKAGTDCGSCVRTIQGILGRGACPRRELMETGAGTGVPAADTALAAPPALAEAA, from the coding sequence GTGAACCGCGTGTACGTCTGCTCTTGCTTCGGGATCACCGACAGGCAGGTGAAGGACCACGCGGCAGCCGGGGCCTGCACCCCGCGCCAGATCGCCTCCGCCACCAAGGCCGGCACCGACTGCGGCTCCTGCGTGCGCACCATCCAGGGCATCCTCGGACGGGGCGCCTGCCCGCGCCGCGAGCTGATGGAGACCGGAGCCGGCACGGGCGTGCCCGCCGCCGACACGGCCCTCGCGGCGCCGCCGGCGCTGGCGGAAGCGGCCTAG
- the bfr gene encoding bacterioferritin, whose product MQGDPEVLEFLNEQLTGELTAINQYWLHYRIQDNKGWTKLAKYTREESIDEMKHADKITERILMLDGLPNYQRLFHVRVGQTVTEMFQADRQVEVEAIDRLKRGIEVMRGKGDITSARLFEEILEDEEHHIDYLDTQLELIESLGEPLYIAQLIEQPS is encoded by the coding sequence ATGCAGGGCGACCCCGAGGTCCTTGAGTTTCTGAACGAGCAGCTGACCGGTGAGCTGACGGCCATCAACCAGTACTGGCTGCACTACCGCATCCAGGACAACAAGGGCTGGACGAAGCTCGCCAAGTACACGCGTGAAGAATCCATCGACGAGATGAAGCACGCGGACAAGATCACCGAGCGCATCCTGATGCTCGACGGCCTGCCGAACTACCAGCGGCTCTTCCACGTGCGCGTCGGCCAGACCGTCACGGAGATGTTCCAGGCGGACCGGCAGGTCGAGGTCGAGGCGATCGACCGGCTCAAGCGCGGCATCGAGGTCATGCGCGGCAAGGGCGACATCACCTCCGCCCGCCTCTTCGAGGAGATCCTGGAGGACGAGGAGCACCACATCGACTACCTCGACACCCAGCTGGAGCTGATCGAGTCCCTCGGCGAGCCGCTCTACATCGCCCAGCTCATCGAACAGCCGAGCTAG
- a CDS encoding sulfite oxidase-like oxidoreductase, which produces MGQPESRESPGAAQSELPPGQRLQRGWPVTHYGPVPKFKPDRWEFRVFGATADGDKHCWNHEEFAGLPFDSVVADLHCVTKFSMTGAEWGGVLTRTVLDLAPPAPQATHVMVWAEYGFSSNMRLADFASERAVLATHEGGELLTAEHGFPLRLVVPHLYAWKGPKWVRGIEYMTADRRGFWEERGYHNVGDPWREQRYSYQEEPGDGPEL; this is translated from the coding sequence ATGGGTCAGCCGGAAAGCCGGGAATCTCCGGGAGCAGCGCAGTCCGAGCTCCCCCCGGGGCAGCGGTTGCAGCGGGGCTGGCCGGTCACCCACTACGGTCCCGTGCCCAAGTTCAAGCCGGACCGCTGGGAGTTCCGCGTCTTCGGCGCGACGGCCGACGGCGACAAGCACTGCTGGAACCACGAGGAGTTCGCGGGCCTGCCCTTCGACTCGGTCGTGGCGGACCTGCACTGCGTGACGAAATTCAGCATGACGGGCGCCGAATGGGGCGGGGTGCTCACGCGCACCGTCCTCGACCTGGCGCCGCCGGCGCCGCAGGCCACGCACGTGATGGTGTGGGCCGAGTACGGCTTCAGCTCCAACATGCGGCTGGCCGACTTCGCCTCCGAGCGGGCCGTCTTGGCCACCCACGAGGGCGGCGAGCTGCTCACCGCCGAACACGGCTTCCCGCTGCGGCTGGTGGTTCCGCACCTGTACGCCTGGAAGGGCCCGAAGTGGGTCCGCGGCATCGAGTACATGACGGCCGACCGCCGGGGCTTCTGGGAGGAGCGGGGCTACCACAACGTGGGCGACCCCTGGCGCGAACAGCGCTACTCGTACCAGGAGGAGCCGGGGGACGGGCCCGAGCTGTAG
- a CDS encoding deoxyribonuclease IV, translated as MEQADGPGSAPRNPVGGHVPVAGGLAKVGLAYARELDAEVVQVFVANPRGWATPVGNPAQDELFRAECARRAVPAYVHAPYLINFGSHTEATVERSVESLRHSLRRGREIGALGVVVHTGSATGGRPRAAAYAQLRQHLLPLLDELTHEDDPLLLLESTAGQGSSLCSLAEDFGPYFEALDRHPMLGVCLDTCHAFAAGHDLAEPGGTKLMLDLLVDTVGEGRLKLVHANDSKEGVGAHKDRHANIGSGHIGRDAFAELLTHPAMAGVPLVIETPGGKEGHAADVALLKELRGAG; from the coding sequence GTGGAGCAGGCGGATGGACCGGGCAGCGCCCCGCGCAACCCGGTGGGCGGGCACGTCCCGGTCGCGGGCGGGCTCGCCAAGGTGGGGCTGGCGTACGCCCGTGAGCTGGACGCCGAGGTCGTGCAGGTCTTCGTCGCCAATCCGCGCGGCTGGGCCACCCCGGTCGGCAACCCGGCGCAGGACGAGCTGTTCCGCGCCGAGTGCGCCCGGCGCGCGGTCCCGGCCTACGTGCACGCCCCGTACCTGATCAACTTCGGTTCGCACACCGAAGCGACCGTGGAGCGCTCCGTGGAGTCCCTGCGGCACTCGCTGCGACGGGGCCGGGAGATCGGCGCGCTCGGGGTGGTCGTGCACACCGGCTCGGCCACCGGCGGCCGCCCCCGCGCGGCGGCGTACGCGCAGCTCCGGCAGCACCTGCTCCCGCTGCTGGACGAGCTGACGCACGAGGACGACCCCTTGCTGCTGCTGGAGTCCACGGCCGGGCAGGGGTCTTCGCTGTGCTCGCTGGCCGAGGACTTCGGCCCGTACTTCGAGGCGCTCGACCGGCACCCGATGCTCGGGGTCTGCCTGGACACCTGCCACGCCTTCGCGGCCGGCCACGACCTGGCGGAACCGGGCGGCACCAAGCTGATGCTGGACCTGCTCGTGGACACCGTGGGCGAGGGCCGGCTGAAGCTGGTCCACGCGAACGACTCCAAGGAGGGCGTCGGCGCACACAAGGACCGGCACGCCAACATCGGCAGCGGCCACATCGGCCGGGACGCCTTCGCGGAGCTGCTCACCCATCCGGCCATGGCGGGCGTACCGCTGGTCATCGAGACCCCCGGCGGCAAGGAGGGGCACGCGGCGGACGTGGCCCTGCTGAAGGAGCTGCGCGGCGCGGGCTGA
- the pknB gene encoding Stk1 family PASTA domain-containing Ser/Thr kinase: MDTTLDDPLVGRVLDGRYRVDARIAAGGMATVYRALDTRLDRVLALKVMHPALAADAGFVDRFIREAKSVARLSHPNVVAVFDQGTDGPYVYLAMEYVSGCTLRDVLRERGALQPRAALDILEPVLAALGAAHRAGFVHRDMKPENVLIGDDGRVKVADFGLVRSVDSVTHTTGSVLGTVSYLAPEQIENSATDTRVDVYACGVVLYEMLTGGKPHTGGSAARILYRHLHEDVPPPSATVPGLPVGLDELVAHATARDAALRPADAASLLGLAREARAGLSDAELDALPPQARAGERSAAEDRTGVLPRPVTAHRPVHHTSRLESPPLPPPPSPHRSARQRPRPRRGTLLVVAGVLLALGLGTGVWYINSGQFTKVPNVLGKSEEQAKAQLSASGLGVKRVERKFSDAFERGTVMNTDPAAGRRIRGNGAVALTVSRGPEVVSVPDLKGRPLEEAESELTKAGLAPGVVSQAFSQDVAQGSVISSDPAGGQKRAPDTAVSLVVSKGRPVPVPSVAGLPSEQATATLEGLGLKVATAPEQVNAPTPAGTVANQSIGAGTQAAAGDTVTLTLSKGPRQLPVPDVTGQDVEAARRALEGAGFKVKVERPFLSFGNTVESQSVPGGQNAPEGGTITVKTKGL; the protein is encoded by the coding sequence GTGGATACGACCCTGGATGACCCCCTCGTCGGGCGCGTGCTCGACGGCCGCTACCGCGTCGACGCCCGCATCGCGGCCGGCGGCATGGCCACGGTCTACCGGGCCCTCGACACCCGCCTCGACCGCGTCCTCGCGCTGAAGGTGATGCACCCGGCGCTCGCCGCCGACGCGGGCTTCGTCGACCGGTTCATCCGGGAGGCGAAGTCCGTGGCTCGGCTGTCGCACCCGAACGTCGTCGCCGTCTTCGACCAGGGCACGGACGGCCCGTACGTCTACCTGGCCATGGAGTACGTCTCCGGCTGCACCCTGCGCGACGTGCTGCGCGAGCGCGGCGCGCTCCAGCCGCGGGCGGCCCTGGACATCCTGGAGCCGGTCCTCGCCGCGCTCGGCGCCGCCCACCGGGCCGGCTTCGTGCACCGCGACATGAAGCCCGAGAACGTCCTGATCGGCGACGACGGCCGGGTCAAGGTGGCCGACTTCGGCCTGGTCCGGTCGGTCGACTCGGTGACCCACACCACCGGCTCCGTCCTCGGCACCGTCTCCTACCTGGCCCCCGAGCAGATCGAGAACAGCGCCACCGACACCCGGGTGGACGTCTACGCCTGCGGCGTCGTGCTGTACGAGATGCTCACCGGCGGCAAGCCGCACACCGGCGGCAGCGCCGCCCGGATCCTCTACCGGCACCTCCACGAGGACGTGCCGCCGCCCTCGGCGACCGTGCCCGGGCTGCCGGTGGGCCTCGACGAGCTCGTCGCGCACGCCACCGCCCGCGACGCCGCCCTGCGCCCCGCCGACGCGGCCTCCCTGCTCGGTCTGGCCCGCGAGGCCCGGGCGGGGCTGAGCGACGCCGAGCTGGACGCCCTGCCCCCGCAGGCCCGCGCCGGGGAGCGGTCGGCCGCCGAGGACCGCACCGGGGTGCTGCCCCGCCCGGTCACCGCGCACCGGCCGGTGCACCACACCTCCCGCCTGGAGAGCCCGCCCCTGCCGCCCCCGCCGTCCCCGCACCGGTCCGCCCGGCAGCGGCCGCGCCCGCGCCGCGGCACGCTGCTGGTGGTCGCGGGGGTGCTGCTGGCGCTGGGGCTCGGCACCGGTGTCTGGTACATCAACTCCGGCCAGTTCACCAAGGTCCCCAACGTCCTGGGCAAGAGCGAGGAGCAGGCGAAGGCCCAGCTGTCCGCCTCCGGCCTCGGTGTCAAGCGCGTCGAGCGCAAGTTCAGCGACGCCTTCGAGCGCGGGACGGTCATGAACACCGACCCCGCGGCCGGCCGGCGCATCCGGGGCAACGGCGCGGTGGCCCTCACCGTCTCGCGCGGCCCGGAGGTCGTGTCGGTGCCGGACCTCAAGGGCCGCCCGCTGGAGGAGGCCGAGTCCGAGCTGACCAAGGCCGGGCTGGCCCCGGGCGTGGTCTCCCAGGCCTTCAGCCAGGACGTCGCCCAGGGCTCGGTGATCTCCTCCGACCCGGCCGGCGGCCAGAAGCGGGCGCCGGACACCGCGGTCTCGCTCGTGGTCAGCAAGGGCCGCCCGGTCCCGGTGCCGAGCGTGGCCGGGCTCCCCTCCGAGCAGGCGACGGCGACGCTGGAGGGGCTCGGGCTGAAGGTCGCGACCGCCCCCGAGCAGGTCAACGCGCCCACTCCGGCCGGTACGGTCGCCAACCAGTCGATCGGCGCCGGCACCCAGGCCGCGGCCGGGGACACGGTCACCCTGACCCTGTCCAAGGGCCCCCGCCAGCTCCCGGTGCCGGACGTCACCGGCCAGGACGTGGAAGCGGCCCGCAGGGCGCTGGAGGGCGCCGGCTTCAAGGTGAAGGTGGAGCGGCCGTTCCTGTCGTTCGGCAACACCGTGGAGAGCCAGTCCGTCCCCGGCGGGCAGAACGCGCCCGAGGGCGGCACCATCACCGTCAAGACCAAGGGACTGTAG
- a CDS encoding thiazole synthase codes for MADDLFALGGRTFSSRLIMGTGGAPSLDVLERALVASGTELTTVAMRRLDPTVQGSVLSVLERLGIAVLPNTAGCYTAGEAVLTARLAREALGTDWIKLEVVADERTLLPDGVELLDAAEILVDEGFTVLPYTNDDPVLARRLEDAGCAAIMPLGSPIGSGMGIRNPHNFELITGRAGVPVILDAGAGTASDAALAMELGCAAVMLASAVTRAREPVLMAGAMRDAVSAGRLAFRAGRIPQRRFAEASSPVTGRAALDPERPAF; via the coding sequence GTGGCCGACGACCTGTTCGCCCTGGGCGGCCGGACCTTCTCCTCCCGCCTGATCATGGGCACCGGCGGCGCCCCCAGCCTGGACGTGCTCGAACGCGCCCTGGTCGCCTCGGGCACCGAGCTCACCACGGTGGCCATGCGCCGCCTGGACCCCACCGTCCAGGGCTCCGTCCTGTCCGTGCTGGAGCGGCTGGGCATCGCGGTCCTGCCGAACACCGCCGGCTGCTACACCGCGGGCGAGGCCGTGCTCACCGCCCGGCTGGCCCGCGAGGCGCTGGGCACGGACTGGATCAAGCTGGAGGTGGTCGCGGACGAGCGGACCCTGCTGCCCGACGGCGTCGAGCTGCTGGACGCCGCCGAGATCCTGGTCGACGAGGGCTTCACCGTCCTGCCGTACACCAACGACGACCCGGTGCTGGCCCGGAGGCTGGAGGACGCGGGCTGCGCGGCGATCATGCCGCTGGGCTCCCCGATCGGCTCCGGGATGGGCATCCGCAACCCGCACAACTTCGAGCTGATCACCGGGCGGGCCGGGGTGCCGGTCATCCTGGACGCCGGGGCCGGCACGGCCTCCGACGCGGCGCTGGCCATGGAGCTGGGCTGCGCGGCGGTGATGCTGGCGTCCGCCGTGACGCGGGCCCGGGAGCCGGTGCTGATGGCCGGCGCCATGCGCGACGCCGTGTCCGCGGGCCGGCTGGCCTTCCGCGCGGGCCGCATCCCGCAGCGCCGCTTCGCCGAGGCCTCCTCCCCGGTGACGGGCCGCGCAGCCCTGGACCCGGAGCGCCCGGCGTTCTGA
- the thiS gene encoding sulfur carrier protein ThiS, translating to MTISVNGEPREVAAGTTLDAVVATLTAAPSGVAAALNETVVPRRQWPATAVGDGDRVEVLTAVQGG from the coding sequence ATGACCATCTCCGTCAACGGCGAGCCGCGCGAGGTCGCGGCGGGCACCACCCTCGACGCGGTCGTCGCCACCCTGACCGCCGCCCCCTCCGGGGTGGCCGCCGCGCTCAACGAGACCGTGGTCCCGCGCCGGCAGTGGCCCGCCACGGCCGTGGGCGACGGCGACCGGGTCGAGGTCCTCACCGCCGTCCAGGGGGGCTGA
- the thiO gene encoding glycine oxidase ThiO, producing the protein MHASRTSPRGRGAPRGADALVIGGGIIGLVTAWQAARRGLRTALVDPAPGGGAAQVAAGMLAPVTELHYGEEALLELGLASAARYPQFAAELADASGGLDIGYRACGTLAVALDSDDRLHLRELHALQRRCGLDSEWLTGRECRRLEPMLAPGVRGGLRVDGDHQVDPRRLAAALLAACERAGVELHRASVERLLVTADRATGVRLDDGTELRADQVVLAAGSLSGRLAGVPPRVTAPVRPVKGQVLRLAVPPAYAPFLSRTVRAVVRGSHVYLVPRENGELVVGATSEELGWDTTVTAGGVYELLRDAHELVPGITELPLTETRAGLRPGSPDNAPLLGPTDLPGLHLATGHYRNGVLLTPLTGEVMAELLSTGELPRIARPFTPRRFSAARQESYA; encoded by the coding sequence ATGCACGCATCTCGGACGTCTCCACGGGGCCGCGGCGCTCCGCGCGGAGCGGACGCCCTCGTCATCGGGGGCGGCATCATCGGGCTCGTCACCGCCTGGCAGGCGGCCCGGCGCGGCCTGCGCACCGCGCTCGTCGACCCGGCACCCGGCGGCGGCGCCGCGCAGGTCGCGGCGGGCATGCTCGCCCCGGTCACCGAACTGCACTACGGCGAGGAGGCGCTGCTGGAGCTCGGCCTCGCCTCCGCCGCCCGCTACCCGCAGTTCGCGGCCGAACTCGCCGACGCGAGCGGCGGCCTGGACATCGGCTACCGGGCCTGCGGCACCCTCGCCGTCGCCCTCGACTCCGACGACCGGCTGCACCTGCGCGAGCTGCACGCCCTGCAGCGGCGCTGCGGCCTGGACTCCGAGTGGCTCACCGGCCGCGAGTGCCGCCGCCTGGAGCCGATGCTCGCGCCCGGGGTGCGGGGCGGGCTGCGCGTGGACGGCGACCACCAGGTCGACCCGCGCCGCCTCGCGGCCGCCCTGCTGGCCGCCTGCGAGCGGGCCGGCGTGGAGCTCCACCGGGCGTCGGTGGAGCGGCTGCTGGTCACCGCCGACCGGGCGACGGGCGTACGGCTCGACGACGGTACGGAGCTGCGCGCCGACCAGGTGGTCCTGGCGGCGGGCTCGCTGAGCGGCCGGCTGGCGGGGGTGCCGCCGCGGGTCACGGCCCCGGTGCGGCCCGTCAAGGGGCAGGTGCTGCGACTGGCGGTGCCCCCGGCGTACGCGCCGTTCCTGTCCCGGACCGTACGGGCGGTGGTCCGCGGCAGCCACGTCTACCTGGTGCCGCGCGAGAACGGCGAGCTCGTCGTCGGCGCCACCAGCGAGGAGCTCGGCTGGGACACCACGGTCACCGCGGGCGGGGTGTACGAGCTCCTGCGCGACGCCCACGAGCTGGTCCCCGGCATCACGGAGCTGCCGCTCACCGAGACCCGGGCCGGCCTGCGCCCCGGCTCCCCCGACAACGCGCCGCTGCTCGGCCCCACCGACCTGCCGGGCCTGCACCTGGCCACCGGGCACTACCGCAACGGGGTGCTGCTGACCCCGCTCACCGGCGAGGTGATGGCGGAGCTGCTGTCCACCGGCGAACTGCCGCGGATCGCCCGCCCCTTCACCCCCCGCCGGTTCTCCGCCGCACGTCAGGAGTCGTACGCATGA